One Natrinema halophilum genomic window carries:
- a CDS encoding class I SAM-dependent methyltransferase — translation MIDDIRVYSDKFDIAVDISSSHFANAEYFCSDQYVGVDIDRDRLRQGKADFATDPNYTAIHADIHRPIFQKDSIGMIVSTHTFSHLAPDDRLPVLELFLDYLTPGGCLLLQLANDAPTAAIASRLQESFDTVQRTDYYNEFTRSYRRLHNGDDPTMAGWQRYPNAAIIVILSFLEALSWPNPTYTYSKCLNKQPE, via the coding sequence TTGATCGATGATATCAGAGTATACAGTGATAAATTCGACATCGCAGTCGATATCTCGAGTTCGCATTTTGCCAATGCCGAATATTTCTGCTCCGACCAGTACGTCGGAGTTGATATCGATCGTGACCGGCTCCGTCAGGGAAAGGCGGATTTCGCCACTGATCCGAACTACACTGCGATCCATGCGGATATTCACCGACCAATCTTTCAGAAGGATTCAATCGGCATGATCGTCTCCACCCACACGTTTTCACACCTTGCTCCTGACGATCGGCTACCGGTGCTTGAGCTGTTCTTGGATTATCTTACTCCCGGTGGCTGCCTCCTGCTTCAACTCGCAAACGATGCTCCAACGGCGGCGATCGCAAGTCGACTTCAAGAATCGTTTGATACGGTTCAGCGAACCGACTACTACAACGAATTTACTCGTTCATATCGTCGGTTGCACAACGGCGATGATCCGACGATGGCCGGCTGGCAACGGTATCCGAATGCTGCTATTATCGTCATCCTGTCCTTCCTCGAAGCCCTTAGCTGGCCGAATCCGACATACACCTATTCCAAATGTCTGAACAAACAGCCGGAATGA